A genomic region of Gemmata massiliana contains the following coding sequences:
- a CDS encoding 2,3-oxidosqualene cyclase, whose product MNAVPHELSTVTERAAEHFRALQNSEGCWEGEMIWCPVVTAQVAITRHVVGLPFSAEDTAKILVHFERTQTPNGAFGLHLEHPGSVFVTSLVYVAMRCLGVSADRPLAIRARNWLHTQPGGILSVPTWGKFWLTLLGLYGRDGLRPLVPELALLPRAVPVHPIRFYCHTRYVYLAMSLLQGSHARFALGSLGDELRHELYGPAGPPVSFRERRYHLAPSDAFEPPNLLIRAAERVMGWYDRFPIRRLRERALQRCADLIQLDLDISDRLTLSPVNGVLNVLALHARGADRSRIAKCVEGFEAYRWDDAARGLRYSGGRTRVWDTGFAVEALLADPSAIRANRDALVRAYRFLADQQMVKGVAGRDPMFPDRALGGWCLGDSTHAWPVSDCTAEALSAVLGMHAATELEFDPRERIPDTRLALAADFILSRQNPDGGFGSYERARSPRWLERLNPSEMFTRCMTDQSYIECTGSCLVALSRFRAAIPHHAANHIDRAIRRGARFLLGRQHSCGAFPGAWGVYFTYGTFHAVRGLRAAGYGSNPALQRAADWLIRHQKSDGGWGEHYISCLRQEYVEHPESQATMTSWAVLALCEVVGAKHAAVRRGAEWLAAHRSEVCRHPREAVNGVFFGTAMLDYDLYREYFPVWALAAAL is encoded by the coding sequence GTGAACGCCGTGCCGCACGAACTCTCGACCGTCACCGAACGCGCCGCAGAACACTTCCGCGCCCTTCAAAACTCCGAAGGCTGTTGGGAAGGGGAGATGATCTGGTGCCCCGTCGTCACCGCGCAAGTGGCGATCACGCGGCACGTTGTGGGTCTTCCTTTTTCGGCCGAAGACACCGCTAAGATCCTCGTTCACTTCGAGCGCACGCAAACGCCCAACGGGGCCTTCGGGCTGCACCTCGAACACCCCGGTTCGGTGTTCGTCACGAGTCTGGTCTACGTTGCGATGCGCTGCCTCGGTGTGAGTGCCGACCGCCCGCTCGCCATTCGCGCCCGGAACTGGCTGCACACTCAGCCGGGCGGCATTCTGTCCGTACCGACGTGGGGGAAGTTTTGGCTCACGTTACTCGGGCTTTACGGGCGCGACGGGCTTCGGCCGCTCGTGCCGGAACTCGCACTTTTACCGCGGGCAGTTCCAGTTCACCCCATTCGTTTCTACTGTCATACGCGGTACGTTTACCTCGCGATGTCGCTCCTTCAAGGGAGCCACGCTCGGTTCGCGCTCGGTTCCCTCGGTGACGAACTCCGACACGAACTCTACGGCCCGGCCGGTCCGCCCGTGTCGTTCCGCGAGCGCCGTTATCACCTCGCGCCGAGCGACGCCTTCGAGCCGCCGAACTTGCTGATTCGCGCCGCGGAGCGCGTTATGGGCTGGTACGACCGGTTCCCGATCCGGCGGTTGCGTGAGCGCGCGCTGCAAAGGTGCGCGGACCTGATCCAACTGGACCTCGACATTTCCGATCGCCTCACGCTCTCGCCGGTGAATGGCGTGCTAAACGTGCTCGCGCTGCACGCACGCGGAGCGGACCGGTCACGGATCGCGAAGTGCGTTGAGGGGTTCGAGGCTTACCGCTGGGACGATGCCGCCCGTGGCCTTCGCTACTCCGGTGGGCGCACCCGCGTGTGGGACACCGGGTTCGCAGTCGAAGCGCTTCTCGCAGATCCTTCTGCGATACGAGCCAACCGTGACGCACTCGTCCGGGCATATCGTTTTCTGGCCGACCAACAGATGGTGAAGGGCGTCGCGGGGCGCGACCCGATGTTCCCGGACCGCGCGCTCGGCGGCTGGTGCCTGGGGGATTCGACACACGCGTGGCCCGTGAGCGATTGCACCGCGGAGGCGCTTTCAGCGGTTCTGGGCATGCACGCAGCCACGGAACTGGAATTCGATCCGCGTGAGCGCATCCCGGACACCCGGCTCGCGCTAGCAGCGGACTTCATCCTCTCGCGCCAGAACCCCGACGGCGGGTTCGGGTCTTACGAGCGCGCCCGCAGCCCGCGCTGGCTCGAACGGCTGAACCCGTCGGAAATGTTCACGCGGTGCATGACGGACCAGTCGTACATCGAATGCACAGGCTCGTGTTTGGTGGCCCTCTCGCGCTTCCGTGCGGCGATTCCGCACCACGCCGCGAACCATATCGACCGTGCGATCCGGCGCGGCGCGCGATTCCTGCTCGGTCGACAGCACTCGTGCGGGGCGTTCCCCGGTGCCTGGGGCGTGTACTTCACCTACGGCACGTTCCACGCGGTTCGCGGACTGCGTGCGGCTGGCTATGGGAGCAATCCCGCGCTTCAACGGGCCGCGGACTGGTTGATTCGCCATCAAAAGTCTGATGGTGGGTGGGGGGAGCACTACATCAGTTGTTTGCGCCAGGAGTACGTCGAACACCCGGAATCCCAGGCGACGATGACGAGCTGGGCGGTGCTCGCGCTGTGCGAAGTGGTCGGGGCGAAGCACGCAGCCGTGCGCCGCGGAGCCGAGTGGCTCGCCGCGCACCGATCTGAAGTGTGTCGGCACCCACGCGAAGCCGTGAACGGCGTGTTCTTCGGCACGGCGATGCTCGACTACGATCTCTACCGCGAATATTTCCCCGTGTGGGCACTCGCGGCTGCTCTCTAG
- a CDS encoding acetylxylan esterase — protein sequence MRTSRWLPVVLAALVCAPVLADEPPAKLAPYFKPPKELVNDFGGYRSPLRFDDGTDVKTAADWKKRREEIRKYWHVQMGEWPALIAKPKVELSAKEDRDGVTQYKLAIETALGRVVEDAYLLVPPGKGPFPAVVVVFYEANTAIGRGQTEFRDFAIQLAKRGFVALSLGGDPNTYYPTKDKCRIQPLSFHAYEAANCYNALANMPNVDPKRIGVLGHSYGGKWAMFAAALHDKFACGAWSDPGIMFDETRGNVNYWEPWYLGFDGSLKGPRKPGIPNEKNPRTGPYKKLVEEKRDLTDLHALLAPRPFLVSGGAEDPPERWKALNHTVAVNKLLDAENRVAMTNRKEHSPNAESNELLYAFFEWALK from the coding sequence ATGCGAACTTCGCGCTGGCTCCCTGTGGTGCTCGCGGCTCTCGTCTGCGCACCCGTACTGGCCGACGAACCGCCCGCAAAACTTGCTCCGTATTTCAAGCCGCCGAAGGAACTCGTCAACGACTTCGGCGGTTATCGTTCGCCGTTGAGGTTCGATGACGGCACCGACGTAAAGACTGCGGCCGACTGGAAGAAGCGCCGGGAGGAGATCCGCAAATACTGGCACGTGCAAATGGGCGAATGGCCCGCGCTGATCGCGAAGCCGAAGGTCGAACTCAGTGCGAAGGAGGACCGCGACGGCGTCACGCAGTACAAACTCGCGATCGAAACTGCTCTCGGTCGCGTAGTCGAAGATGCGTACCTGCTCGTGCCACCGGGGAAGGGACCGTTCCCCGCGGTGGTGGTCGTCTTTTATGAGGCCAACACCGCCATCGGGAGGGGGCAGACGGAGTTCCGTGACTTCGCCATTCAACTCGCGAAGCGCGGGTTCGTCGCGCTGTCGCTCGGTGGCGACCCGAACACGTATTACCCCACCAAGGACAAGTGCCGGATTCAGCCGCTGTCGTTTCACGCTTACGAGGCCGCGAACTGCTACAACGCGCTCGCGAACATGCCGAACGTGGACCCGAAACGCATCGGCGTGCTGGGGCACTCTTACGGTGGCAAATGGGCTATGTTTGCGGCCGCTCTGCACGACAAGTTCGCGTGCGGGGCGTGGTCCGATCCGGGCATCATGTTCGACGAGACGCGCGGCAACGTGAACTACTGGGAGCCGTGGTATCTGGGCTTTGACGGTTCTCTGAAGGGTCCGCGCAAGCCGGGCATCCCGAACGAGAAGAATCCCCGCACGGGGCCGTATAAGAAGCTGGTGGAAGAGAAGCGCGACCTCACCGACCTGCACGCGCTATTGGCCCCGCGGCCGTTCCTGGTGTCCGGTGGCGCCGAAGACCCGCCCGAGCGCTGGAAAGCGCTGAACCACACCGTCGCGGTGAACAAGTTGCTGGACGCAGAGAACCGCGTCGCGATGACCAACCGCAAGGAGCATTCGCCGAATGCGGAATCGAACGAGCTGCTGTATGCGTTCTTCGAGTGGGCGCTGAAGTAG
- a CDS encoding neutral/alkaline non-lysosomal ceramidase N-terminal domain-containing protein codes for MRTAFTFSLLVTFLGTTFAPAADPLPYQVGTAKVDITPTHAIRLNGFGFRRTESESTYHKIHARALAIDDGKAPIVLMTVDMLGIPADVYDEVAKRLAKKAGLKPERLAITATHTHTGPMITGANPTLFGVPIPKEHQANIDKYTPVFLDKLEEAALTALKDMKPAKLEWGVGKVGFAMNRRTKNGPTDHDLPVLFARDEKGKVRATYLDYACHCVTLSHNKLGGDWAGFAAAAIEDNFEGAVALVAIGGGADQNPSSGVVGAKEDVANAQGRDIATEVRRLSQNFLAPVTGAIAAKVTALELPLATLPTQKEWQEKAKRMDAIGHHARVTLAKLDRGEKLPTKITYPVQTWAFGEALAMVHLPGELVVDYPLRLKKELDGQRVWVTGYANNAPCYIPSERVLKEGGYEGGGAMIYYDLPAAFAPGLEDKIVGAVKEQIGKTFVAKFDPKKTGDTKPLSPQQSRSLIKTKPGLKVELVAAEPLVADPVAIAFGPDGKLWAAEMADYPSGKGPLEPGGRIVFLEDTNGDGIFDKSTVFLDNLPLPTGVLPWRKGVLVCAAPDILFAEDTDGDGKADKVTKLYSGFGTENQQGRVNSLQYGLDGWVYGSCGLFGGNITCGLTKKVVALGDRDFRIRPDTGELEPATGRTQQGRVRDDRGNWFGCDNSTLIRHYVLDDHYLRRNPFVSYPNAMVNVAPTNKLFSLNSNAQRFALSGPPNTITAACGLGIYRDTLLGLEYYGNSFTCEPVNLLVTRRVLKPNGSTFVGERAKDETDSEFLASTDGWFRPVHITTGPNGCLYVADMYRYLIEHPRWIPPADLAQIDTRAGAGLGRIYRIAPEKGSPRPWVRLDKLDTAGLVAALDGPNGWQRDMAMMMLIWKDDAKAKEPLEKTVRESKNGLARMQALCTLDTLGGLKQELLVTALGDSDPVVQQHSIRLGKNLYANKDRLRTRLAEVILTADASTQLQVALSVDDPHILELLLQRASSDPFLRAAVVSNLNKDNLTAFARMKVLSSPQLVRDLFATAAGLDNGSVLPQLLETAAKPKGGMFESWQLAATVGALESLERQGKTWGKLDPELRKFIDPVIVFARKVIEKDDASEADLLAALPLLGHDPATRVDDLKRLAELLAATRPAAVQSATVTALTRKSDASTPATLIGAWKSATPTLRTRILDALLSRPAWHPELLSAIEKGTVLAGQIDASRRQQLADSPNAAVRSRAEKLFAGSTNADRQKIIDDYKSTLALKGDKTRGKAVFAKSCSACHVLEGVGSAVGPDLAALANKSPLYLLSEILDPNRNLDSRYSEYKAVTKDDRTVSGILAVETATSVTLRGQQAKEEVILRSEIQELRGTSKSLMPEGLEKDVAKQDMADLIAYLTANEPPHKAFAGNAPAEITVADNALTLPATKCFVYGDAIVFEPDFQNIGYWNRDADFVAWKVKVDKAREFDVYLDYACANDAAGNLFAVDGTEPALRGKIAATGGWDQYALVKLGTIKLPAGAGRITFRADATVKNALLDLRTLYLVPPGAKPKVADASDKPLSPTELAALILDDATPRDRRETLVKQAIPLAPDVVRAMVANLPANDAKEEYRRIPWVWRVAIGAGRANDAKVLTGLLDVSFPKKGEALRDWQAVVLGGGVINGLSLEEKWPAARLAELIRSDTELATRWAECLELSHAMADDEKVPTGSRYDALRVVALDEWKAAEPRLSKYLAKSAHAELQQGAVSGLVDVDRAEATALLVRALPNLTAGNRKLAIAGLLRTPARATALLDAIEKGTAKPEWVEKEHRAVLLEHPDQAIRTRAAKLVSDGR; via the coding sequence ATGCGCACTGCATTCACTTTCAGCCTCCTGGTCACGTTTCTCGGCACAACGTTCGCGCCCGCCGCAGACCCGCTCCCCTACCAGGTCGGCACGGCGAAGGTTGATATCACCCCAACTCACGCGATCCGCCTCAACGGGTTCGGCTTTCGCCGCACGGAGTCGGAGAGCACGTACCACAAGATCCACGCGCGGGCGCTCGCCATTGATGACGGCAAGGCACCCATCGTGCTCATGACCGTGGACATGCTCGGCATTCCGGCCGACGTTTACGACGAGGTCGCGAAGCGCCTGGCGAAGAAAGCGGGTCTCAAACCGGAGCGGCTCGCGATCACCGCGACGCACACGCATACCGGCCCGATGATTACGGGCGCCAACCCCACTCTCTTTGGCGTCCCCATTCCGAAAGAGCACCAAGCGAACATCGACAAGTACACGCCTGTGTTCCTCGACAAACTGGAAGAAGCGGCCCTCACCGCACTCAAGGACATGAAGCCCGCGAAATTGGAGTGGGGCGTCGGGAAAGTCGGGTTCGCGATGAACCGCCGCACGAAGAACGGCCCGACCGACCACGACCTACCGGTTCTGTTCGCGCGCGACGAGAAGGGTAAGGTCCGCGCAACGTACCTCGACTACGCCTGTCACTGCGTCACGCTCTCGCACAACAAGCTCGGCGGCGACTGGGCCGGGTTCGCGGCCGCGGCGATCGAAGACAACTTCGAGGGCGCCGTAGCGCTCGTCGCTATCGGTGGCGGCGCGGACCAGAACCCGTCATCGGGTGTTGTGGGGGCGAAAGAAGATGTCGCGAACGCCCAAGGGCGCGATATCGCGACCGAGGTCCGGCGCCTGTCACAAAACTTCCTGGCCCCCGTAACGGGCGCGATCGCTGCGAAGGTCACCGCGCTTGAACTGCCGCTCGCGACTCTCCCGACTCAGAAGGAATGGCAAGAAAAGGCCAAGCGGATGGACGCGATCGGGCACCACGCCCGCGTCACGCTCGCGAAACTCGATCGGGGAGAGAAACTCCCCACGAAGATCACGTACCCGGTCCAAACGTGGGCGTTCGGCGAAGCGCTCGCGATGGTTCACCTGCCCGGCGAGTTAGTGGTTGATTACCCGCTCCGGTTAAAGAAGGAACTCGACGGCCAGCGCGTGTGGGTGACCGGCTACGCGAACAACGCCCCGTGCTACATCCCCAGCGAGCGCGTGCTCAAAGAGGGTGGGTACGAGGGTGGCGGGGCGATGATCTACTACGACCTGCCGGCCGCATTCGCGCCAGGGTTGGAGGACAAGATCGTCGGCGCGGTAAAGGAGCAAATCGGAAAAACGTTCGTGGCGAAATTCGATCCGAAGAAGACCGGCGACACGAAGCCGCTCTCACCCCAGCAGTCGCGCTCACTCATCAAAACGAAGCCCGGGCTGAAGGTCGAACTCGTGGCCGCGGAACCGCTCGTTGCGGACCCGGTGGCGATCGCGTTCGGGCCGGACGGCAAACTGTGGGCGGCAGAGATGGCCGACTACCCGAGCGGTAAGGGGCCGCTCGAACCGGGCGGGCGCATCGTGTTCCTCGAAGACACGAACGGCGACGGGATCTTCGACAAGAGCACGGTTTTCCTCGACAACCTCCCGCTCCCCACGGGCGTGCTCCCCTGGCGCAAGGGCGTGCTCGTCTGCGCCGCGCCCGACATCCTGTTCGCGGAAGACACAGACGGCGATGGCAAGGCCGACAAGGTGACGAAGCTCTACAGCGGGTTCGGCACCGAGAACCAACAGGGGCGCGTGAACAGTCTCCAGTACGGACTCGACGGCTGGGTATACGGTTCGTGTGGTCTTTTCGGCGGCAACATTACCTGCGGGCTGACGAAAAAGGTGGTCGCGCTCGGCGACCGCGATTTCCGCATCCGCCCGGACACGGGGGAACTCGAACCCGCGACCGGGCGCACGCAGCAGGGGCGCGTCCGGGACGACCGCGGGAACTGGTTCGGCTGCGACAACAGCACACTGATCCGGCACTACGTTCTCGACGACCACTACCTGCGCCGGAACCCGTTCGTCAGTTACCCGAACGCGATGGTGAACGTCGCCCCCACGAACAAACTGTTCTCGCTGAACTCGAACGCCCAGCGGTTCGCACTGTCCGGCCCACCGAACACGATCACCGCGGCGTGCGGCCTCGGCATTTACCGCGACACCCTCTTGGGCCTGGAGTATTACGGCAACTCCTTCACGTGCGAACCGGTCAACCTCCTCGTCACGCGCCGCGTCCTCAAGCCGAACGGTTCCACGTTCGTCGGCGAACGCGCCAAAGACGAAACCGATAGCGAGTTCCTCGCCTCAACGGACGGCTGGTTCCGACCGGTTCACATCACGACCGGGCCGAACGGCTGCTTGTATGTCGCAGACATGTACCGCTACCTGATCGAGCACCCGCGCTGGATTCCGCCCGCGGACCTCGCCCAGATCGACACCCGCGCCGGTGCAGGTTTGGGACGCATTTATCGCATCGCACCAGAAAAGGGTTCCCCGCGCCCCTGGGTTCGGCTCGACAAGCTCGACACCGCGGGGCTGGTCGCCGCCCTCGACGGCCCGAACGGGTGGCAGCGCGACATGGCAATGATGATGCTCATTTGGAAGGACGATGCGAAGGCGAAAGAACCACTGGAGAAGACGGTTCGCGAATCGAAAAACGGTCTCGCTCGAATGCAGGCGCTCTGCACGCTCGACACGTTGGGAGGTCTGAAACAGGAATTACTGGTAACCGCACTCGGAGATTCAGACCCAGTCGTTCAGCAGCACAGCATACGCCTCGGGAAGAACCTCTATGCGAACAAAGACCGCCTCCGAACGCGGCTCGCGGAAGTAATCCTCACCGCGGACGCGAGCACGCAACTTCAAGTCGCGCTCTCCGTGGACGACCCGCACATTCTCGAACTCCTTCTACAACGTGCGTCCTCTGATCCGTTCTTGCGCGCGGCCGTGGTGAGCAACCTGAATAAAGACAATCTCACTGCCTTCGCGCGAATGAAAGTGCTCTCGTCCCCCCAACTCGTGCGCGACCTCTTTGCCACGGCTGCGGGCCTCGACAACGGATCAGTGCTCCCGCAACTGCTCGAAACCGCTGCGAAGCCCAAGGGGGGCATGTTTGAATCGTGGCAGTTGGCAGCCACCGTTGGCGCGCTCGAGTCCCTGGAGCGACAGGGGAAGACCTGGGGCAAACTCGATCCGGAACTTCGGAAATTCATAGACCCGGTGATCGTTTTCGCGCGAAAGGTCATTGAGAAAGACGACGCGAGCGAAGCCGACTTGCTCGCCGCGCTGCCGCTCCTCGGCCACGACCCGGCCACACGTGTAGACGATCTGAAGCGCCTCGCCGAGTTGCTCGCTGCGACACGCCCCGCCGCGGTGCAGTCGGCGACCGTTACTGCGCTCACGCGCAAGTCGGACGCCTCCACGCCCGCCACACTCATAGGGGCGTGGAAGAGCGCGACACCCACCTTGCGCACCCGCATACTCGATGCGCTCCTCAGCCGCCCCGCATGGCACCCGGAACTGCTCAGTGCCATCGAGAAGGGCACGGTGCTCGCCGGGCAGATCGATGCGAGCCGCCGGCAGCAACTCGCCGATTCGCCGAACGCCGCGGTCCGCTCGCGTGCGGAGAAACTGTTCGCGGGTAGCACCAACGCCGATCGGCAGAAGATCATCGACGATTACAAATCGACGCTCGCGCTGAAGGGCGACAAGACTCGCGGAAAGGCCGTGTTCGCGAAATCGTGTTCCGCGTGCCACGTGCTCGAAGGCGTCGGGAGCGCGGTCGGCCCGGACCTCGCCGCGCTCGCGAACAAGTCGCCGCTGTACCTGCTTTCCGAGATCCTCGACCCCAACCGCAACCTCGATTCGCGCTACTCCGAATACAAGGCGGTGACGAAGGATGATCGCACGGTGAGCGGCATTCTCGCGGTCGAAACGGCCACGAGTGTGACGCTCCGCGGCCAGCAAGCCAAAGAAGAAGTGATCCTCCGGTCCGAAATTCAGGAGCTGCGCGGCACCTCGAAATCGCTCATGCCCGAGGGGTTGGAAAAGGACGTCGCGAAACAAGACATGGCGGACCTGATCGCGTACCTGACCGCGAACGAGCCACCGCACAAGGCATTCGCGGGCAACGCCCCGGCCGAAATTACCGTCGCCGACAACGCCCTGACACTTCCGGCGACAAAGTGTTTCGTGTATGGCGACGCGATCGTCTTCGAGCCGGATTTCCAGAACATCGGGTACTGGAACCGCGACGCCGACTTCGTCGCATGGAAGGTGAAAGTCGACAAGGCGCGCGAGTTCGACGTGTACCTCGATTACGCCTGCGCGAACGACGCCGCCGGCAACCTCTTCGCGGTTGATGGCACGGAACCAGCCCTGCGCGGGAAGATCGCGGCCACAGGCGGCTGGGACCAGTATGCCCTTGTGAAACTCGGCACGATCAAACTCCCCGCCGGCGCCGGGCGCATCACCTTCCGCGCCGACGCGACCGTAAAGAACGCGCTGCTCGACCTGCGCACACTGTATCTCGTTCCCCCCGGAGCAAAGCCGAAGGTCGCCGATGCAAGTGACAAACCACTGTCACCGACAGAACTCGCGGCACTCATCCTCGACGACGCGACACCACGCGACCGGCGAGAAACGCTAGTGAAACAAGCAATTCCGCTCGCACCGGATGTAGTTCGGGCAATGGTCGCAAACCTTCCTGCGAACGACGCGAAGGAGGAGTACCGCCGAATCCCGTGGGTGTGGCGCGTGGCCATCGGTGCGGGCCGCGCCAACGACGCCAAGGTGCTCACGGGCCTACTCGATGTCTCCTTTCCCAAGAAGGGCGAGGCTCTGCGCGACTGGCAAGCCGTCGTTCTCGGCGGCGGGGTAATTAACGGGCTGAGCCTCGAAGAAAAATGGCCCGCCGCACGGCTCGCGGAGCTAATCCGCTCCGATACGGAACTGGCAACCCGCTGGGCCGAGTGTCTGGAACTGTCGCACGCGATGGCCGACGACGAAAAAGTCCCCACCGGTTCGCGGTACGATGCGCTCCGCGTCGTCGCCCTCGACGAGTGGAAGGCGGCCGAACCGCGGCTAAGCAAATACCTCGCGAAATCAGCTCACGCAGAGCTTCAGCAAGGTGCGGTGAGCGGACTGGTGGACGTTGACCGCGCTGAGGCCACCGCCCTTCTGGTCCGCGCGTTACCCAATCTGACGGCCGGGAACCGCAAACTGGCGATCGCCGGCTTGCTCCGCACGCCCGCTCGCGCAACGGCCCTTCTCGACGCGATCGAAAAGGGAACCGCGAAGCCAGAGTGGGTCGAGAAGGAGCACCGCGCGGTGCTTCTTGAACACCCGGACCAGGCTATTCGCACCCGCGCCGCAAAGCTCGTCAGCGACGGACGTTAA
- a CDS encoding glycosyltransferase family 4 protein, with protein sequence MMINVPSTPDLGGAGFAPAHGPRITFITHYTELYGANWSLVNLIEGLSKYGVRAHVICPDRGDLLDALSRLGVPTAVLPFEWWVSTNRTPQDAATRIYRNAKNLRPIAAQMSRWNTDLIYSNSSVFAIGAMVATELGLPHVWHIREFGNRDYDLWPDFGSRMFRLGLRTADATIFVSKALQRATLRKTRLKNSHVIYNGVAEEAVFDARRRVAEAARTRSQLFTFVLVGRFRESKGQAIAIRAFSQIASHFPDTRLLLVGGAGGTGDQSYFDHCRALASDLVAASRIEFWGFVPDPERAFLAADCALMCSRNEAMGRVTAEAMSACRPVIGYDSGGTSELIDPNRTGLLYRGDADALAECMARYVEAPELAREHGDAGWHTARQRHSTEGYAAQIYEVLRGVGAEYKQ encoded by the coding sequence ATGATGATCAACGTGCCATCGACCCCGGACCTGGGCGGCGCGGGCTTCGCACCCGCTCACGGGCCGCGCATCACATTCATCACGCACTACACGGAGCTGTACGGCGCCAACTGGTCGCTGGTGAACCTCATTGAAGGACTCAGTAAGTACGGGGTTCGGGCGCACGTGATCTGCCCCGATCGGGGCGACCTGCTGGACGCGCTGTCCCGGCTCGGCGTGCCGACCGCAGTGCTCCCGTTCGAGTGGTGGGTCTCCACCAACCGCACGCCGCAGGACGCCGCGACTCGGATCTACCGAAACGCGAAGAACCTGCGCCCGATTGCCGCTCAGATGAGCCGCTGGAACACGGACCTGATCTACTCCAACTCGTCCGTGTTCGCGATCGGGGCGATGGTCGCAACGGAACTCGGGCTGCCGCACGTTTGGCACATCCGCGAGTTCGGCAACCGGGATTACGACCTGTGGCCCGACTTCGGGTCGCGCATGTTCCGGCTCGGACTGCGGACCGCGGACGCCACGATCTTTGTGTCCAAGGCGCTACAACGGGCCACACTGCGCAAGACGCGCCTGAAGAACTCACACGTGATCTACAACGGCGTGGCCGAAGAAGCGGTCTTCGACGCGCGCCGACGAGTGGCAGAGGCCGCACGAACCCGGAGTCAGCTATTTACGTTCGTGCTCGTGGGCCGGTTCCGCGAGAGTAAGGGACAAGCGATCGCGATCCGGGCCTTCAGCCAGATTGCGAGTCATTTCCCCGATACGCGATTGCTCCTCGTGGGCGGTGCGGGCGGGACTGGTGACCAGAGCTACTTCGATCACTGCCGCGCGCTCGCGAGCGATCTGGTCGCTGCGAGCCGGATCGAGTTCTGGGGGTTCGTGCCCGATCCGGAACGGGCGTTCCTGGCCGCCGATTGTGCGCTGATGTGCTCGCGGAACGAAGCGATGGGCCGAGTGACCGCGGAGGCGATGTCCGCGTGCCGCCCGGTGATCGGCTACGACAGTGGGGGCACCAGCGAACTCATCGATCCGAACCGTACCGGTCTCTTGTACCGCGGCGATGCGGACGCGCTGGCCGAGTGCATGGCCCGCTACGTCGAAGCGCCGGAACTGGCCCGAGAACACGGCGATGCGGGCTGGCACACCGCGCGCCAGCGCCATTCGACGGAAGGCTATGCGGCGCAGATTTACGAAGTGCTCCGCGGGGTCGGGGCTGAATACAAACAGTAA
- a CDS encoding FAD-dependent oxidoreductase, whose amino-acid sequence MPHSGSDEQPVFPARLDADVAIVGGGPVGTATALAFSRAGARACLVDARPQNHRLGGEWLHPTGAGILADLGVDFARDEIPHASGRGFAIFPKDGDPIVLPYVGGERAVGCQHHLIVEAIQKRLAHEHNVTVLAGCRVTDVARGRVTVATPGRKGTVEVAAGLVVGADGRQSVVRQTLGHSGGSQPVSYMLGVLIDATALPFIEFGNVFLGGPGPVLAFRVDEHQARVCFDVPADRVAWVRNPADLLVAYQNALPRSVHEACARALASGPPAVAANQWLRRQQYGRNGMALVGDAVGHCHPLCAVGMSVGFLDAVTLAKSRSVEEYASVRRAGGRVPELLSMGLYDLFVGADAGSTELREAVYHTWRSSAAARHDTMRLLAVRETRRAALSVTFARLLVAASRRVVTEVGRRPLAYTFGAVAGFADWAGWFAREALTN is encoded by the coding sequence ATGCCTCATTCCGGTTCGGACGAACAACCGGTCTTCCCCGCGCGCCTCGACGCGGACGTGGCCATTGTCGGCGGCGGGCCGGTCGGGACCGCGACCGCACTCGCGTTTTCTCGGGCCGGCGCTCGCGCGTGTTTGGTCGATGCGCGCCCGCAGAATCACCGGCTCGGGGGCGAGTGGTTGCACCCAACCGGGGCTGGCATTCTCGCGGACCTGGGCGTTGACTTCGCACGCGACGAGATCCCGCACGCCTCGGGGCGCGGGTTCGCAATCTTCCCCAAAGACGGCGATCCCATCGTGCTGCCATATGTCGGCGGCGAACGCGCGGTCGGGTGTCAGCACCATCTCATTGTCGAAGCGATTCAGAAGCGGCTCGCGCACGAACACAACGTAACCGTCCTCGCGGGGTGCCGGGTCACGGACGTCGCCCGGGGGCGAGTTACGGTGGCGACGCCGGGTCGCAAGGGAACAGTCGAGGTCGCGGCGGGTTTGGTCGTCGGCGCGGACGGACGGCAATCCGTGGTGCGGCAAACGCTCGGGCACTCGGGCGGGAGCCAGCCCGTTTCGTACATGCTCGGCGTGCTGATCGACGCGACCGCGTTGCCGTTCATCGAATTCGGCAACGTGTTCCTCGGCGGACCCGGTCCGGTGCTCGCGTTCCGGGTCGACGAGCACCAGGCGCGCGTTTGCTTCGACGTGCCCGCGGACCGCGTCGCGTGGGTGCGGAACCCGGCCGACTTGCTCGTGGCCTACCAGAACGCGCTTCCTCGATCTGTTCACGAAGCCTGCGCGCGGGCGCTCGCGAGCGGTCCCCCGGCGGTCGCCGCGAACCAGTGGCTTCGCAGGCAGCAGTACGGGCGGAACGGGATGGCGCTGGTGGGCGACGCGGTCGGTCACTGCCACCCGCTCTGTGCGGTCGGGATGTCGGTCGGGTTCCTCGACGCGGTCACGCTCGCGAAATCGCGCTCGGTCGAAGAATACGCCTCGGTTCGGCGCGCGGGGGGCCGCGTGCCCGAGCTGCTCTCGATGGGCCTTTACGACTTGTTCGTGGGGGCGGACGCGGGGAGCACGGAGTTGCGCGAGGCCGTTTATCACACCTGGCGCTCGTCCGCGGCAGCCCGACACGACACCATGCGCCTGCTCGCCGTCCGGGAGACGCGCCGGGCCGCTCTCAGCGTCACGTTCGCGCGTCTTCTGGTCGCTGCGTCGCGCCGGGTCGTCACCGAGGTCGGGCGCCGACCGTTGGCGTACACGTTCGGCGCCGTAGCGGGGTTCGCGGACTGGGCCGGCTGGTTCGCCCGCGAAGCCCTCACGAATTGA